A window of Brachybacterium fresconis contains these coding sequences:
- a CDS encoding S10 family peptidase, which translates to MNAEPTTPSPDTSRNVPGTDAGPDAGKREDHLVTTLHSLALPDGAMDYTATTGTVVLREEPEGEEYGRGTAYAELFSVSYVAQGTGDQERPVVFAFNGGPGASTVWLHLGLLGPRRVDSGDAGAPAAPPHHLLDNHETILRQADLVVVDAMTTGYSRPVPGAKSDRHHGLAADRDLMASFVIDWLTRNQRWTSPLFLAGESYGTTRASAVAARLMDRYYVAVAGIALISPVLDFGTIRFAEGNDRPYIHYLPTYAAIAHAHGKHEGRLLQDVVDEAEAFAEQEYPALLAAGARLAPEQKQEAAARIGALIGVDPDWVQRANLRVEHLAFLAELLRDQGLLTGRIDGRFTAPAGDGNTAQMETDASIDQLAPSYTATINQYLRRELDFTSDVVYEIMSGRVHPWSYQDFENRSVEVASDLARLLRKSPHTKVLVSHGYHDAATPFHASEHVLAQLAIPREDYTERIRTEYYEAGHMMYCHEPSRLALSQHLAEFVTGEEPSAVEAPADEA; encoded by the coding sequence GTGAACGCTGAGCCCACCACCCCCTCCCCCGACACCTCGAGGAACGTCCCCGGCACCGACGCCGGCCCTGACGCCGGCAAGCGCGAGGACCACCTGGTCACCACACTGCACTCCCTGGCACTGCCGGACGGCGCAATGGACTACACGGCGACCACCGGAACCGTGGTGCTGAGGGAGGAGCCCGAGGGCGAGGAGTACGGGCGCGGAACCGCCTACGCCGAGCTGTTCTCCGTCTCCTACGTCGCCCAGGGCACCGGTGACCAGGAGCGCCCGGTCGTCTTCGCCTTCAACGGCGGGCCGGGCGCGTCGACGGTGTGGCTGCATCTGGGGCTGCTGGGCCCGCGCCGGGTGGACTCGGGCGACGCCGGTGCTCCCGCAGCCCCGCCGCACCACCTGCTCGACAACCACGAGACGATCCTGCGCCAGGCGGACCTGGTGGTCGTCGACGCGATGACCACGGGCTATTCGCGTCCCGTGCCCGGAGCGAAGAGCGACCGCCACCACGGGCTGGCCGCGGACCGCGACCTGATGGCCTCCTTCGTCATCGACTGGCTGACCCGCAACCAGCGCTGGACCTCGCCGCTGTTCCTGGCGGGCGAGTCCTACGGCACCACCCGCGCCTCCGCGGTCGCCGCGCGGCTGATGGACCGCTACTACGTGGCGGTCGCCGGCATCGCGCTGATCTCCCCGGTGCTGGACTTCGGCACCATCCGCTTCGCCGAGGGCAACGACCGCCCCTACATTCACTACCTGCCCACCTATGCGGCGATCGCGCATGCGCACGGCAAGCACGAGGGTCGGCTGCTGCAGGACGTGGTCGACGAGGCAGAGGCGTTCGCCGAGCAGGAGTACCCGGCACTGCTGGCCGCCGGGGCGCGCCTGGCACCGGAGCAGAAGCAGGAGGCCGCCGCGCGGATCGGCGCGCTGATCGGGGTGGACCCCGACTGGGTCCAGCGCGCGAACCTGCGCGTGGAGCACCTGGCGTTCCTCGCCGAACTGCTGCGCGACCAGGGCCTGCTGACCGGTCGCATCGACGGGCGTTTCACCGCCCCGGCGGGGGACGGCAACACCGCGCAGATGGAGACCGACGCGTCGATCGACCAGCTCGCCCCCTCCTACACCGCGACCATCAACCAATACCTGCGCCGCGAGCTCGACTTCACCAGCGACGTGGTCTACGAGATCATGTCCGGGCGCGTGCACCCGTGGAGCTACCAGGACTTCGAGAACCGCTCCGTCGAGGTCGCCTCAGACCTCGCGCGGCTGCTGCGCAAGTCCCCGCACACGAAGGTGCTGGTCTCCCACGGCTACCACGACGCAGCGACCCCGTTCCATGCCAGCGAGCACGTGCTGGCCCAGCTCGCGATCCCGCGTGAGGACTACACCGAGCGGATCCGCACCGAGTACTACGAGGCCGGGCACATGATGTACTGCCATGAGCCGAGCCGCCTGGCCCTGTCGCAGCACCTGGCCGAGTTCGTCACCGGCGAGGAGCCGTCCGCGGTGGAGGCACCGGCCGACGAGGCCTGA